The following proteins are co-located in the Paraburkholderia phytofirmans PsJN genome:
- a CDS encoding phage tail length tape measure family protein: protein MGASAGAINVTLTLDSTQYLAELTESQNRTVTTAAQIGAALSAGSFGAKDLAAAMQAASASGAGLASSTTLLADAEAQAAARIRDMVARSLEAQQAMVQLSAASQSAASSANTMGASADQVRANVTAQTQSMIDAQRATVAMNDEMQALRSTLAQGGSSFATIGDQYARLDRAMATGKLSMQEYDAALAAIGKDEDARSKSLAALTAKYDPLGAATRRLEADQALLEDAFKSGAVSAADYERALNGIKADQASIGLRQLAQQEAQLEASFRSGALASADFRRAMADIATSRQALTSVATGAQAAGAAVEGFGLKTAGARREVIVLAHEAATGSWSNFGGSLMVLAERMDLMEVATSGAGLAVAAIAAPILLAGAAMYKVSEQNAAMNEALVLTGDYAGVTTEELRGMAQAATAGGATFDTAAEAVTALAATGRLTGQEIADLGRTTADAATYTSISVKQMVDDFTRLAEDPVKASVALNDQYHYLTASTYDQIAALEKQGDATGAAQIAVEAFSKAMDERTGEIARNEGIILAGWRDIKSMINGAIEAVGSFGATAGPAEVVARMLANKQARNPLGTWDADDEADLQKAIAARDAAVKTARDKASQSEQQQQLIDAKRWYATWNEQFATPAEKRVKAVNEYLDKTAALNLSPEQQLADEQKINDKDKDKTGRKGGTGLVDRAELTGEVQAVKDALAQELSAVDGARKVLDSQYKGGALSITDYYTLDRNLLAQAATDHIDAATKEAALIVQGMNNRNLSAVQRAQLANQERKALADGGKAVEDFFQKVAQSAAQEDEVWDKYGKSQLDAMQKQIDSANQQQQSLRDQIDTFGMTKAAIDDLKASRADDTVAALEQGRAIALLQGNLADTKSWDEAIAKAKSLSNALHGVASDQATLDDLAQAKKQQDDLVKSWQSTIDGIGTDFHNGFLQMLTDGKNGWSSFTKSLKNTFETTVVDELYKSFAKPFVVSVIAQIAGIAGGSGVQNSILQNNGMGGGNGTLNNLLSNPYGTYNNLSNGYNTVMGWIQGYGGASTALGASAIAGASTGALSGGGVLLGGLGGGIGGDVAASAGGYASALGSNAYGFTAGEAGSGLGSTLGSSGGLMYGGAGLLGGLAGGALFGNKGYSNLGGSLGAMGGLAIGASSAVAGTAIGASLGSLAGPIGAVVGMVLGSLVGSFIGGGETRYGADYTIDSNDNITKVRGPSGGDPAATDVQASIKNTYDSIKSLASQLGGSIDGLGQYSATYEISPKKGNSFVAAGFGDLNTDVNRQDLNGVKDSTTVLNDFSLQLQRSVIDSLQKANLDTPYAAVLQGVDASKLSADDITSLLSELNSLKSLFDSIQKMGDDFTNLKNASVDAQTAVLSLAGGVDSFNTSATYFYQHFTSAAQQANDASKSVTDQLAALGYSGIHTRDQFRNLVESLDLSTAAGQQAYVSLLALAPAFDNVVSSYESAVASAYSTQSQALQSFRDQVDQFRQSLTTGDLSTASPEQQYAETRQRFEDLYGKAIGGDATAQAGLTSAAQDFLNASKAYNASSGQYQSDLAEVMQSMDYASSSADAQLDQLKEMVKGIVDVNTSVQTVAEAIASLQAWTSVNGSHASGLYRVPFDGYIAELHAGERVLTANEARSLDARLPTMQTVDFTRYRSSANDPLLQELKALREQNAKQAEAIAKLLAAQLQQADAIARDGSEKMDQQTAVLQQQRRPGQQ from the coding sequence ATGGGAGCTTCGGCCGGAGCTATTAATGTCACCCTGACGCTCGATTCGACGCAGTATCTGGCCGAGCTGACCGAAAGCCAGAACCGGACGGTCACGACCGCCGCGCAGATTGGCGCGGCACTGTCGGCGGGTTCGTTTGGCGCGAAGGATCTGGCCGCTGCGATGCAGGCGGCGAGTGCATCCGGCGCAGGACTCGCCAGCAGCACGACGCTGCTGGCTGATGCCGAGGCGCAGGCCGCTGCGCGCATCAGGGACATGGTTGCGCGCTCGCTCGAGGCGCAGCAGGCGATGGTCCAGTTGTCTGCCGCGTCGCAGAGTGCCGCGAGCAGCGCTAACACGATGGGCGCATCGGCAGACCAGGTGCGCGCCAACGTTACAGCGCAAACGCAGTCCATGATCGACGCGCAGCGCGCGACCGTCGCGATGAATGACGAAATGCAGGCGTTGAGGTCGACGCTTGCACAAGGTGGTTCGAGCTTCGCGACCATCGGCGACCAATATGCGCGTCTCGATCGCGCGATGGCGACGGGCAAGCTGTCGATGCAGGAATACGATGCCGCGCTTGCTGCCATCGGCAAGGATGAGGATGCGCGATCGAAGTCGCTCGCGGCGCTGACTGCGAAGTACGATCCGCTCGGCGCGGCCACACGAAGACTTGAGGCCGATCAGGCGCTGCTCGAAGATGCTTTCAAATCGGGCGCAGTTTCTGCGGCGGATTACGAGCGTGCGCTGAACGGCATCAAGGCGGATCAGGCGAGCATTGGTCTTCGCCAACTTGCCCAGCAGGAGGCGCAGCTCGAGGCGTCGTTCCGCTCGGGCGCACTGGCCTCGGCGGATTTCAGGCGGGCAATGGCGGACATTGCGACCAGTCGTCAGGCGCTGACGTCGGTCGCGACCGGTGCGCAGGCAGCCGGCGCCGCCGTCGAAGGCTTCGGTCTGAAGACAGCGGGCGCGCGCAGGGAAGTGATCGTGCTGGCTCATGAAGCTGCGACCGGTAGCTGGAGCAACTTCGGCGGATCGCTGATGGTGCTCGCCGAGCGGATGGACCTGATGGAGGTCGCAACCTCCGGCGCAGGGCTCGCGGTCGCCGCGATCGCGGCGCCGATCCTGCTGGCCGGTGCAGCGATGTACAAGGTGTCCGAACAGAACGCCGCGATGAACGAGGCGCTCGTCCTGACCGGTGATTATGCGGGCGTCACGACGGAGGAACTGCGCGGCATGGCACAGGCCGCGACGGCGGGTGGAGCGACCTTCGACACGGCTGCGGAGGCCGTGACGGCGCTGGCGGCAACCGGACGGCTCACCGGGCAGGAAATCGCCGACCTCGGGCGGACGACGGCCGATGCGGCGACGTACACGTCGATTTCGGTCAAGCAGATGGTGGACGACTTCACCAGGCTCGCGGAAGACCCGGTGAAAGCGTCAGTTGCGCTGAACGACCAGTATCACTATCTGACCGCGTCGACGTACGACCAGATCGCGGCGCTCGAAAAGCAGGGTGATGCGACCGGCGCTGCACAGATTGCCGTCGAGGCGTTCTCGAAGGCGATGGACGAGCGCACGGGCGAGATCGCGAGGAACGAGGGCATCATTCTCGCCGGCTGGCGGGATATCAAAAGCATGATCAACGGCGCGATCGAGGCCGTCGGTTCGTTCGGCGCGACCGCCGGGCCGGCTGAGGTCGTTGCACGCATGCTGGCCAACAAACAGGCGCGGAATCCGCTCGGCACGTGGGATGCCGACGACGAAGCCGATCTGCAGAAGGCGATTGCGGCGCGCGATGCAGCCGTGAAGACCGCCCGCGACAAGGCGTCGCAAAGTGAGCAACAGCAGCAGCTGATCGACGCGAAGCGGTGGTATGCAACGTGGAACGAGCAGTTTGCAACGCCGGCCGAAAAGCGCGTCAAGGCGGTCAATGAGTATCTGGACAAGACGGCTGCGCTGAATCTGAGCCCGGAGCAGCAGCTTGCCGACGAACAGAAGATCAACGACAAGGACAAGGATAAGACCGGCCGCAAAGGCGGCACGGGGCTCGTCGATCGCGCCGAGCTCACTGGCGAAGTGCAGGCCGTGAAAGATGCGCTTGCACAGGAACTGTCGGCGGTGGACGGTGCGCGCAAGGTGCTCGACTCGCAGTACAAGGGCGGTGCGCTGTCGATCACCGACTATTACACGCTGGATCGCAATCTGCTTGCCCAGGCCGCGACCGATCATATCGACGCCGCGACTAAGGAAGCCGCCCTGATCGTGCAGGGCATGAACAACCGGAACCTGAGTGCCGTACAGCGTGCGCAGCTCGCCAATCAGGAACGCAAGGCTCTTGCTGACGGCGGCAAGGCCGTCGAGGACTTCTTCCAGAAGGTCGCGCAGTCGGCCGCGCAGGAAGACGAGGTGTGGGACAAATACGGCAAGTCCCAGCTCGACGCAATGCAGAAGCAGATCGACTCGGCGAACCAGCAGCAGCAGTCGCTGCGGGACCAGATCGACACCTTCGGCATGACGAAGGCCGCGATTGATGACCTGAAGGCATCGCGTGCTGACGACACGGTCGCCGCGCTCGAGCAGGGACGCGCAATTGCGCTGCTGCAGGGCAATCTTGCTGATACGAAGTCGTGGGACGAAGCGATCGCGAAAGCAAAGTCACTTTCGAACGCGTTGCATGGCGTCGCCAGCGACCAGGCAACGCTGGACGATCTTGCGCAGGCAAAGAAACAGCAGGACGACCTGGTTAAGAGCTGGCAGAGCACGATTGATGGCATCGGGACCGACTTTCACAACGGCTTCCTGCAGATGCTCACGGACGGCAAAAACGGCTGGTCGAGCTTCACGAAGTCTCTGAAGAACACCTTTGAGACGACGGTTGTCGATGAGCTGTACAAGTCGTTTGCAAAACCTTTCGTCGTCAGCGTGATTGCGCAGATTGCCGGCATTGCCGGCGGCAGTGGAGTGCAGAACTCGATCCTGCAGAACAACGGAATGGGCGGCGGAAACGGTACGCTGAACAACCTGCTGTCGAATCCGTACGGCACGTACAACAACCTGTCCAACGGCTATAACACCGTGATGGGGTGGATTCAGGGATACGGTGGTGCATCTACCGCGCTCGGTGCGTCGGCGATCGCAGGCGCAAGCACGGGTGCATTGTCGGGCGGCGGTGTCCTGCTGGGCGGGCTGGGTGGGGGGATCGGTGGAGACGTGGCAGCAAGCGCCGGCGGCTATGCGTCTGCGCTCGGCTCCAATGCCTATGGATTCACGGCAGGCGAGGCGGGTAGCGGCCTTGGTAGCACGCTTGGATCGTCCGGAGGGCTGATGTACGGCGGCGCCGGCCTGCTCGGCGGCCTCGCTGGTGGCGCTCTGTTCGGGAACAAGGGGTATTCGAACCTTGGTGGATCCCTTGGCGCGATGGGCGGTCTGGCAATCGGTGCGTCGTCGGCCGTGGCGGGCACTGCAATCGGTGCGTCACTGGGCTCACTGGCCGGGCCGATCGGCGCCGTTGTCGGGATGGTATTGGGCTCGCTGGTCGGCTCTTTCATCGGTGGCGGGGAAACCCGCTATGGCGCCGACTATACGATCGACAGCAACGACAACATCACCAAGGTGCGCGGCCCGTCCGGAGGAGACCCGGCAGCAACGGATGTTCAGGCCTCGATCAAAAACACGTATGACTCGATAAAGTCACTGGCCTCGCAACTGGGCGGATCGATCGACGGGTTGGGGCAGTATTCCGCGACGTACGAAATCAGCCCGAAGAAAGGCAATTCGTTCGTGGCGGCCGGTTTCGGTGATCTGAACACCGACGTCAACCGTCAGGATCTGAATGGCGTCAAGGATTCGACGACAGTGCTGAACGACTTCAGCCTGCAGTTGCAGCGCTCCGTTATCGACTCCCTGCAGAAGGCGAATCTGGACACGCCATATGCCGCTGTACTGCAGGGCGTCGACGCGTCGAAGCTGTCGGCCGATGACATCACCTCGTTGCTGAGCGAGCTTAATTCGTTGAAGTCGCTGTTCGACTCCATCCAGAAAATGGGCGACGACTTCACCAATCTCAAGAACGCCTCGGTCGATGCGCAAACGGCGGTGCTGAGTCTGGCTGGTGGTGTGGACTCGTTTAACACGAGCGCGACGTACTTCTATCAGCATTTCACGTCGGCAGCCCAGCAGGCCAATGACGCGTCGAAGTCCGTGACGGATCAGCTGGCCGCGCTCGGCTATAGCGGTATTCACACGCGGGATCAGTTCCGGAATCTTGTCGAGTCTCTCGACCTGTCGACGGCGGCGGGACAGCAGGCCTATGTCTCGCTGCTTGCGCTGGCGCCCGCGTTCGACAATGTCGTCAGTTCATACGAGTCCGCGGTGGCCTCCGCGTACAGCACCCAGTCGCAGGCGTTGCAATCGTTCAGGGATCAGGTCGACCAGTTTCGCCAGTCACTCACAACGGGCGACCTTTCGACCGCGTCACCGGAGCAGCAATACGCAGAGACCCGCCAGCGCTTCGAGGATCTGTACGGCAAGGCGATCGGCGGGGACGCCACCGCACAAGCCGGCCTCACCTCGGCAGCGCAGGATTTCCTCAATGCGTCGAAGGCGTACAACGCGAGTTCGGGCCAGTATCAATCCGACCTTGCGGAAGTCATGCAGTCGATGGACTACGCCAGCTCGTCGGCCGACGCCCAGCTCGATCAGTTGAAGGAGATGGTGAAGGGCATCGTCGATGTGAACACGTCGGTGCAAACCGTGGCCGAAGCGATCGCAAGTCTGCAGGCATGGACGTCGGTCAACGGCTCGCATGCGTCGGGTCTGTACCGTGTGCCGTTCGACGGCTATATCGCTGAACTGCATGCGGGGGAACGGGTACTCACCGCCAATGAAGCACGGTCGCTCGATGCGCGATTGCCCACAATGCAAACGGTCGATTTCACGCGATACCGGTCGAGCGCCAACGATCCGCTGCTGCAGGAGTTGAAGGCATTGCGGGAGCAGAACGCGAAGCAGGCGGAGGCGATCGCAAAGTTACTTGCCGCGCAGCTCCAGCAGGCCGACGCGATTGCGCGTGACGGATCGGAAAAGATGGATCAGCAGACGGCGGTGCTGCAACAGCAAAGGAGGCCAGGCCAGCAATGA
- a CDS encoding glycosyl hydrolase family 28-related protein, with amino-acid sequence MSKVTFPLTGHQYSDDGSTDRDMLDGGHTEYLLPMLQETVDTARSAIDARASALASASQASDHAQATAHDAVIVAQDRQAAEAAAAAAHADAATVNIPLLTGNAGRMLGVAEDGASMAWVDMSPYTQDADLASPDKGVRMVAHAVDDRDLADPEKGVSMVAHAADDRLIAAPGGASLVGFKGALAGSVARTVADDLNDGYANPKRFGAKGNGSADDTAAIQAAIDVLAAAGGGVIRFPNGNYFCNVVLKDGVHLVSGAEHFGYLAQVDGPIAGVTLSQAAPGFVVDTPATLKRGVLSVKGINFQGLGAAYAGGGVRFQGTRWGAIKCCSANGFADQAFLHRNGWGVVFEDLLATNCLLGAARTSVVGVLETHGTDDFINRVEMAGQSAASVTDANLFRAAIAVYGANSFLSNAVGEQADRGIYIGPQSGAGHRMALCRGDSNGGVGFWIDGNVIGSVCTAYNNSLAGSGLYSGFYASATSSGCKFSSCRSDGHDATIPQKYGYEDYVSNSNANVRNSYIDCGGFYNASGLFLTQGFLGSGVVNPPQAIRPADGTTIVDVTGTSLVVFAGYATATTVTNFTGGAEGDTIRVLGDAQVTIANGSGINTPTNAAVALADKTMYTFTQYNGVWYMG; translated from the coding sequence ATGAGCAAAGTAACTTTCCCCCTGACCGGACACCAGTATTCCGACGACGGCAGTACCGATCGTGACATGCTTGACGGCGGTCATACAGAGTACCTGTTGCCGATGCTGCAGGAAACGGTTGATACGGCCCGGTCGGCGATCGATGCACGGGCTTCTGCGTTGGCGTCAGCAAGCCAGGCCAGTGATCATGCGCAGGCTACGGCTCATGACGCGGTGATCGTGGCGCAAGACCGTCAGGCCGCTGAGGCGGCAGCTGCAGCGGCGCATGCTGATGCGGCGACTGTCAATATTCCGCTGCTGACCGGCAACGCGGGTCGCATGCTGGGTGTGGCCGAGGACGGGGCGTCCATGGCATGGGTCGACATGAGTCCGTACACCCAGGATGCGGATTTGGCCAGCCCTGACAAGGGCGTCAGGATGGTCGCGCACGCTGTGGACGATCGGGACCTGGCTGACCCGGAGAAGGGCGTATCGATGGTTGCCCATGCTGCCGACGATCGCCTGATTGCCGCACCGGGCGGTGCATCATTGGTCGGCTTCAAAGGTGCATTGGCCGGCTCCGTTGCGCGAACGGTGGCAGACGACCTTAATGACGGTTATGCCAACCCGAAGCGCTTTGGCGCCAAAGGTAACGGCAGCGCCGACGACACGGCAGCGATTCAAGCGGCGATTGATGTACTGGCCGCAGCCGGTGGCGGGGTGATCCGTTTTCCGAACGGCAATTATTTTTGCAACGTCGTGCTCAAGGACGGCGTGCATCTGGTCAGCGGTGCGGAGCACTTCGGTTATCTGGCTCAGGTAGATGGTCCGATTGCCGGCGTCACCCTGTCGCAGGCGGCGCCTGGTTTCGTGGTCGACACGCCGGCCACCCTGAAGCGGGGCGTGCTGAGCGTAAAGGGCATCAACTTTCAGGGATTGGGTGCAGCCTATGCCGGCGGAGGCGTGCGCTTCCAGGGAACCAGGTGGGGAGCGATAAAGTGCTGCTCCGCCAATGGTTTCGCCGATCAGGCATTTCTTCACAGGAACGGCTGGGGCGTGGTCTTCGAAGATCTGCTGGCCACCAACTGTCTCCTCGGTGCGGCTCGCACCAGTGTCGTTGGGGTTCTGGAAACGCACGGCACGGACGACTTTATTAACAGAGTCGAGATGGCCGGGCAGTCGGCCGCCTCCGTGACCGACGCAAATCTTTTTCGAGCGGCGATTGCTGTCTATGGGGCTAATAGTTTCTTGAGCAATGCGGTTGGGGAGCAAGCGGATCGTGGGATTTACATCGGTCCTCAGTCCGGAGCTGGCCATCGTATGGCGTTGTGTCGCGGTGATAGTAACGGTGGCGTGGGATTCTGGATTGACGGTAATGTGATCGGCTCGGTTTGTACGGCCTATAACAATAGCTTGGCAGGTTCTGGCCTTTACTCTGGCTTCTATGCCAGCGCGACATCGAGCGGCTGCAAATTCTCTTCCTGTAGATCGGATGGTCACGACGCGACGATCCCGCAAAAGTATGGCTATGAGGACTACGTCAGTAATTCGAACGCCAACGTCCGCAACAGCTACATTGACTGCGGCGGCTTCTACAACGCCTCGGGACTGTTTCTAACCCAAGGATTTCTCGGCTCAGGTGTGGTCAATCCGCCTCAGGCCATCCGTCCAGCCGATGGCACGACGATTGTGGACGTGACAGGTACGAGCCTCGTGGTATTTGCAGGCTATGCCACGGCGACGACGGTGACCAATTTTACGGGGGGCGCGGAAGGGGACACGATCCGCGTGCTCGGTGATGCACAGGTCACGATCGCCAATGGCTCGGGCATTAATACGCCCACCAATGCGGCCGTGGCGCTTGCGGATAAGACGATGTACACCTTCACGCAATACAACGGTGTCTGGTACATGGGATAG